In Tachysurus fulvidraco isolate hzauxx_2018 chromosome 1, HZAU_PFXX_2.0, whole genome shotgun sequence, a single window of DNA contains:
- the LOC125141697 gene encoding C-C motif chemokine 18-like isoform X1 — protein MSSCTLLLLLLGLSCLQSFTKAEHANGADFCCFEFHKRPLPAANVVSYVETRPDCTLPGVIFTTKKGRHICADPEVDWVQKVIKIKNSA, from the exons ATGTCCTCCTGTACTCTCCTGCTGCTTCTGCTAGGTCTTTCCTGCCTTCAGAGCTTCACAAAGGCAGAGC ATGCAAATGGAGCAGATTTCTGCTGTTTCGAGTTCCACAAAAGACCGTTACCAGCAGCAAACGTTGTTTCTTACGTAGAAACAAGACCTGACTGTACACTTCCTGGTGTCAT TTTTACCACAAAGAAGGGTCGTCACATATGTGCAGACCCTGAGGTGGACTGGGTGCAGAAggtcatcaaaattaaaaactcAGCCTAG
- the LOC113635030 gene encoding C-C motif chemokine 18-like isoform X1, which produces MSSSTLLLLLLGLSCLQSFTKAERASGADLCCFEFHKRPFPAANVVSYEETRPDCIHPGVILTTKRGFRICADPEVDWVQQVIKIKNSA; this is translated from the exons ATGTCCTCCAGTACTCTTTTGCTGCTTCTGCTGGGTCTTTCCTGCCTTCAGAGCTTCACAAAGGCAGAGC GTGCAAGTGGAGCAGATTTGTGCTGTTTTGAGTTCCACAAAAGGCCGTTCCCTGCAGCAAACGTTGTTTCTTACGAAGAAACAAGACCAGACTGTATACATCCTGGAGTCAT TTTGACCACAAAGAGGGGTTTTCGCATATGTGCAGACCCTGAGGTGGACTGGGTGCAGCAggtcatcaaaattaaaaactcAGCCTAG